A part of Desulfofundulus salinus genomic DNA contains:
- a CDS encoding D-alanine--D-alanine ligase: MAKKRVAVIFGGRSGEHQVSLNSAASVIGALDKDRYEIIPVAITPEGKWFAGVEPAQMLAGEDPEQLGQRVALLADPTYGGLAPVGDGCVRVEQLQPIDVVIPVLHGTFGEDGTVQGLLELANIPYVGAGVMASAVGMDKVMMKTVFARHGLPQVRFCHFLRRNWERDPEAVLDRVEQLGYPVFVKPANLGSSVGISKARDREELRRAIDLAASYDRKIIVEEFADVREVEVSVLGNDDPVASLPGEIIPLNEFYDYEAKYVEGKSRLVIPARLPEETMLEVQRLAIQAFKALDCAGLARVDFFLRRDNGAVLINEINTIPGFTRTSMYPKMWEASGIPYPELLDRLIDLALERHREKNRSRTTFQLPGGAG, from the coding sequence ATGGCAAAAAAACGGGTGGCGGTCATTTTTGGCGGGCGTTCGGGAGAGCACCAGGTCTCCTTAAACTCGGCGGCTTCGGTGATTGGCGCCCTGGATAAAGACAGGTACGAGATTATTCCCGTGGCTATTACTCCGGAAGGAAAATGGTTCGCAGGCGTTGAGCCGGCACAAATGCTGGCCGGAGAGGACCCGGAGCAACTGGGACAAAGGGTCGCTCTGCTGGCGGACCCCACTTATGGTGGCCTGGCTCCTGTGGGGGACGGGTGCGTAAGGGTGGAACAGTTGCAACCTATCGACGTGGTTATCCCGGTACTGCACGGCACTTTTGGCGAGGATGGTACCGTTCAGGGGCTTCTGGAACTGGCCAACATCCCCTATGTAGGGGCGGGGGTGATGGCTTCGGCAGTGGGCATGGATAAAGTAATGATGAAGACCGTCTTTGCCCGGCACGGCCTGCCCCAGGTACGTTTCTGCCACTTCCTGCGCCGTAATTGGGAGCGGGACCCGGAGGCGGTGCTGGACCGGGTAGAACAGCTGGGTTATCCCGTCTTTGTCAAGCCGGCCAACCTCGGTTCCAGCGTGGGCATATCCAAGGCGAGGGACCGGGAGGAACTGCGGCGGGCCATAGACCTGGCCGCCAGCTATGATCGCAAGATTATCGTGGAGGAGTTTGCGGATGTCCGGGAGGTGGAGGTAAGCGTCCTGGGGAACGATGATCCGGTGGCTTCCCTGCCGGGGGAAATTATTCCTTTAAACGAATTCTACGATTATGAAGCCAAATATGTGGAGGGAAAGTCCCGGCTGGTTATCCCGGCCCGGCTGCCGGAAGAAACCATGCTGGAGGTGCAAAGATTAGCCATTCAGGCTTTCAAAGCCCTGGACTGTGCCGGGTTGGCCCGGGTAGACTTTTTCCTGCGCCGGGATAACGGGGCCGTGCTGATCAATGAAATCAATACCATTCCCGGTTTCACCCGCACCAGCATGTATCCCAAGATGTGGGAAGCCAGTGGTATTCCCTATCCGGAGTTGCTGGACCGGCTTATTGACCTGGCCCTGGAAAGGCACCGGGAAAAGAACCGGTCCCGGACTACCTTCCAGCTTCCGGGGGGCGCGGGTTGA
- a CDS encoding tetraprenyl-beta-curcumene synthase family protein encodes MFTRLESKLCPVKSEGRDGWQRAARLVLIGRLLFLAFPGVARELKNWRQMASRCPAPQLREMALASIGAKTFHCQGGSVFSAWTGNHRRELIRAIVALQTISDYLDNLCDRAGVQDGEAFHQLHRAFMDALCPGAFPRDYYALYPYRQDGGYLQELVRSCQQALALLPAYAPLRERVCQLAELYCQLQVYKHIQWPLRVKSLTTWLEPLLESLPERLYWWELAAATGSTIGIFALFALAARGNYTADEVERVVSAYFPWICGLHILLDYFIDQQEDMEGGDLNFVSYYRDGQQAAGRLKYFVDRSLALAAELPDPFFHVTVVQGLLAMYLSDEKVDGQGLQATRRLLLDSGGPATRRLYRLCAFLRKVGIV; translated from the coding sequence GTGTTTACCCGCCTGGAATCAAAGCTTTGCCCGGTCAAATCAGAAGGAAGGGACGGCTGGCAGAGGGCGGCCCGGCTGGTTTTAATAGGACGACTTCTTTTCCTGGCCTTTCCCGGGGTGGCCCGGGAGTTAAAAAACTGGCGGCAAATGGCATCACGCTGTCCGGCTCCGCAGCTAAGGGAGATGGCCCTGGCCAGCATTGGCGCCAAGACATTTCACTGCCAGGGAGGCAGCGTTTTCAGCGCCTGGACCGGAAACCACCGCCGGGAGTTGATCCGGGCCATTGTGGCCCTGCAGACGATCAGTGACTACCTGGACAATTTGTGCGACCGCGCGGGGGTGCAGGACGGGGAGGCTTTCCACCAGCTGCACCGGGCTTTTATGGATGCCCTTTGCCCCGGGGCGTTCCCTCGGGACTATTATGCCCTCTACCCTTACCGGCAGGATGGAGGGTACCTGCAGGAACTGGTACGCTCCTGCCAGCAGGCCCTGGCTCTGCTGCCCGCCTACGCACCACTGCGCGAAAGGGTCTGCCAGCTGGCCGAACTCTATTGTCAGCTGCAGGTGTACAAGCACATCCAGTGGCCTCTACGGGTGAAGAGCCTGACCACCTGGCTGGAACCCTTGCTGGAAAGCCTCCCGGAAAGGCTCTACTGGTGGGAACTGGCTGCGGCCACCGGTTCAACCATTGGCATCTTTGCCCTCTTCGCCCTGGCGGCCAGGGGGAATTATACCGCGGACGAGGTGGAAAGAGTCGTGTCAGCCTATTTTCCCTGGATCTGCGGGTTGCACATTTTACTGGATTACTTTATCGACCAGCAGGAAGATATGGAAGGCGGCGACCTAAACTTTGTTTCCTATTACCGGGACGGGCAGCAGGCCGCCGGGCGCCTGAAGTATTTTGTGGACCGGTCCCTGGCCCTGGCTGCGGAACTGCCCGACCCCTTTTTCCACGTAACCGTGGTGCAGGGTCTTTTAGCCATGTACCTGTCCGATGAAAAGGTAGACGGACAGGGCCTTCAGGCCACCCGCCGCCTGCTTTTGGACAGCGGCGGCCCCGCTACCCGCCGGCTGTACCGCCTGTGCGCTTTTTTACGGAAAGTGGGGATTGTTTAA
- a CDS encoding CGGC domain-containing protein, with protein MKWTKEALQYMNNVPFFVREKARKKVEEWARQKGVGEITMNEVMEARSKMTARDPNAPPPAKPRIAVVRCNIVSEVCPGVGCLNSFNKREQHFARYGPDAELIGFFTCGGCCGRRVSRLVEKLLPYDLTHVHLSSCMLLEGDYPRCPFKEQIKKTIQAKGVEVVEGTHH; from the coding sequence ATGAAATGGACCAAAGAGGCCTTGCAGTACATGAACAACGTTCCCTTTTTTGTGCGGGAAAAGGCCAGGAAAAAGGTGGAGGAGTGGGCCAGGCAAAAAGGGGTCGGGGAAATCACCATGAACGAGGTTATGGAAGCCCGGAGCAAAATGACCGCCCGGGACCCCAATGCCCCCCCGCCGGCCAAACCCAGGATTGCCGTGGTGCGCTGCAACATTGTTTCCGAGGTCTGCCCGGGCGTGGGTTGTCTTAACAGCTTCAACAAAAGGGAGCAACACTTTGCCCGCTACGGTCCCGATGCCGAGCTGATCGGCTTTTTCACCTGCGGGGGATGTTGCGGGCGCCGAGTTTCCCGGCTGGTGGAAAAATTGCTGCCCTACGATCTCACCCATGTTCATTTGAGCTCATGCATGCTTTTGGAGGGGGACTACCCCAGGTGTCCTTTCAAGGAGCAGATCAAGAAGACCATCCAGGCTAAAGGTGTGGAGGTCGTCGAGGGGACGCACCACTGA
- a CDS encoding FprA family A-type flavoprotein, whose translation MQPVEIKTKIYWVGGIDWDLRYFHGYLTPRGTTYNAYLIVDEKIVLVDTVKHYLFDEMLSRIKKVVDPAKIDYLVVNHVEMDHSGSVPKIMDLAPGAKVVTSPQGRKGLERHYKRNWDFVVVNSGDELNIGSRTLKFVHTPMVHWPDSMVTYIPEEKLLLPNDAFGQHIASIERFDDELGWDVVHEEAAKYYANIVLPYGDQVNKALDVVSQLPIDVIAPSHGVIWRSFLPRILQVYRRWANHETGKKALIVYDTMWGSTKKIALALQDGLEDAGIPVTVRFLQTNHISEIMSDVLVSKAILIGTPTLNNGMLPSVSAFLTYLKGLRPKNRIGFAFGSYGWGGQGAKEVKAFMQSMGWEVPLDVVNLQYVPGEDELEAVRDMGRKLGEVL comes from the coding sequence ATGCAACCGGTGGAAATCAAAACGAAAATATACTGGGTGGGCGGCATCGATTGGGACCTGCGTTACTTTCATGGCTATCTCACTCCGCGGGGAACCACCTACAATGCTTACCTGATTGTGGATGAAAAAATTGTGCTGGTGGATACAGTCAAACACTACCTGTTTGATGAAATGTTGAGCAGGATTAAAAAAGTTGTGGATCCGGCCAAAATCGACTACCTGGTGGTCAATCATGTGGAAATGGATCATTCCGGCAGCGTCCCCAAAATAATGGATCTCGCCCCGGGTGCCAAAGTCGTAACTTCGCCCCAGGGGAGAAAGGGTTTGGAGCGGCATTACAAAAGGAATTGGGACTTTGTGGTTGTTAATTCCGGTGACGAACTCAACATCGGCTCCCGCACTTTAAAGTTTGTGCACACTCCCATGGTGCACTGGCCCGACTCAATGGTCACCTATATCCCTGAAGAGAAACTGCTTTTGCCCAACGATGCCTTTGGACAGCACATTGCCAGCATCGAACGTTTTGATGATGAGCTGGGGTGGGATGTGGTTCACGAGGAAGCGGCAAAGTACTACGCCAATATCGTTTTGCCCTACGGCGACCAGGTAAACAAGGCCCTGGATGTTGTTTCCCAGTTGCCCATTGACGTAATCGCCCCCAGCCACGGGGTGATCTGGCGCTCCTTCCTGCCCCGGATTTTGCAGGTTTACCGCCGGTGGGCCAATCACGAAACCGGGAAAAAAGCGCTTATAGTATACGATACCATGTGGGGTTCTACGAAGAAAATTGCTCTGGCCCTGCAGGACGGCCTGGAGGATGCCGGTATTCCCGTTACGGTCAGGTTCCTGCAGACCAATCACATCTCGGAGATTATGTCCGACGTGCTTGTATCGAAAGCCATTTTAATTGGCACGCCCACCTTAAACAACGGCATGCTGCCCAGCGTGAGTGCTTTTCTCACCTACCTTAAAGGACTGAGGCCGAAAAACCGGATCGGGTTTGCCTTTGGTTCTTACGGCTGGGGTGGTCAGGGTGCGAAAGAAGTAAAGGCGTTTATGCAATCGATGGGCTGGGAAGTGCCGCTGGATGTCGTCAACCTGCAGTATGTCCCCGGTGAGGACGAACTGGAAGCGGTGAGGGATATGGGACGTAAGCTGGGGGAGGTGCTGTAG
- a CDS encoding 4Fe-4S binding protein, translated as MANALAAPKAVNIEVRQSWCKGCGICVALCPREVLSLNGSGKVAVVNPDRCVGCGRCEIHCPDFAIGIEVKEQ; from the coding sequence ATGGCTAATGCTTTAGCTGCTCCAAAAGCTGTGAACATAGAAGTGCGCCAAAGCTGGTGCAAGGGGTGCGGGATTTGTGTTGCCCTTTGCCCCAGGGAAGTGCTCTCCCTGAATGGTTCGGGCAAGGTTGCGGTGGTGAATCCCGACCGCTGCGTTGGTTGCGGCCGGTGTGAAATCCACTGTCCGGACTTTGCCATCGGCATAGAGGTGAAGGAACAATGA
- a CDS encoding 2-oxoacid:acceptor oxidoreductase subunit alpha, whose protein sequence is MSDVVEMARLMQGNEAVVEGALAAGVRFFAGYPITPSTEIAELMAERLPGLGGKFIQMEDEIASMAAVIGASLAGVKALTATSGPGFSLKQENIGYAAMAEIPCVIVNVQRWGPSTGIPTAPAQGDVMQARWGTHGDHPVIVLCPASVREAYMLAIRAVNLSEKYRVPVILLMDEVIGHMRERVVQPHAEEVEVIERKKPAVEPKDYYPYRPGDDGVPPMANFGDGYRYHVTGLVHDEKGNPTTDPQVAESLILRLHRKIYDHLDDVITVEGYQLEDAEIVVVAYGAVARSAKRAVKDARAAGIKAGLFRPVTIWPFPEKEVAELAGRVRHIIVAEMNLGQLKGEVERAVQGRVRVTGVNRLNGELITFDEILSAIKEVTTDAQSG, encoded by the coding sequence ATGAGCGATGTGGTGGAAATGGCCCGCCTGATGCAGGGCAACGAGGCTGTGGTGGAAGGGGCCCTGGCGGCAGGGGTACGCTTTTTTGCCGGCTACCCCATCACCCCCTCCACGGAGATTGCCGAGCTGATGGCTGAACGCCTGCCCGGGTTAGGCGGTAAGTTCATCCAAATGGAAGACGAGATCGCCAGTATGGCCGCGGTAATCGGTGCTTCCCTGGCCGGGGTGAAGGCCCTTACGGCCACCAGCGGGCCGGGCTTTTCGCTGAAGCAGGAAAACATCGGCTATGCGGCTATGGCTGAAATTCCCTGCGTGATTGTCAATGTGCAGCGCTGGGGTCCCAGTACGGGTATTCCCACCGCTCCCGCCCAGGGGGATGTAATGCAGGCCAGATGGGGAACCCACGGCGATCACCCGGTTATCGTCCTCTGCCCTGCCTCGGTGCGGGAGGCGTACATGCTGGCCATCCGGGCAGTCAACCTATCGGAAAAGTACCGGGTGCCGGTGATCCTGCTCATGGACGAAGTGATCGGTCACATGCGGGAACGTGTGGTGCAGCCCCATGCCGAAGAAGTGGAAGTAATTGAGCGTAAAAAGCCGGCGGTGGAGCCAAAAGATTATTACCCCTACCGTCCCGGCGATGACGGTGTACCGCCCATGGCCAACTTCGGAGATGGTTACCGTTACCACGTAACGGGGCTGGTGCACGATGAAAAAGGCAATCCCACCACCGACCCTCAGGTTGCTGAAAGCTTAATTCTGAGGTTGCACCGGAAAATTTACGATCATCTGGATGATGTGATTACCGTAGAGGGTTATCAACTGGAGGATGCGGAAATAGTTGTGGTCGCCTATGGTGCGGTGGCCAGATCGGCTAAACGGGCGGTCAAGGATGCCCGGGCGGCGGGTATCAAAGCGGGGCTGTTCCGGCCGGTAACCATCTGGCCCTTTCCGGAAAAAGAGGTAGCGGAACTGGCCGGCCGGGTGCGGCACATCATCGTGGCCGAAATGAACCTGGGCCAGCTCAAGGGAGAAGTGGAACGGGCGGTGCAGGGCCGGGTGAGGGTGACGGGGGTTAACCGGCTGAACGGGGAACTGATCACCTTTGACGAAATCCTGTCCGCCATCAAGGAGGTGACAACGGATGCTCAGTCAGGTTGA
- a CDS encoding 2-oxoacid:ferredoxin oxidoreductase subunit beta, protein MLSQVESHLRSDRFPHIWCPGCGNGIVLSALVRAIEELGYDPDKTVVVSGIGCSSRAAGYLDFNTLHTTHGRALAFATGIKLARPELDVFVLMGDGDATAIGGNHFIHAARRNIDLTAIIFNNSIYGMTGGQYSPLTPPDKRATTAPYGNIERSFDIAELAKGAGATYVARATTYHATMLEKLIVAGARNKGFSVIEAITACPVGYGRRNKMGNGLQMLLWQKEHAVTVKQAEKMSPEELQDKIIIGELYRGEAPEYTAMYEEIIARAKGKNR, encoded by the coding sequence ATGCTCAGTCAGGTTGAATCCCACCTGCGATCTGACCGGTTTCCCCATATCTGGTGTCCCGGTTGCGGCAACGGCATAGTTTTATCGGCGCTGGTCAGGGCCATTGAAGAGCTGGGGTACGACCCGGACAAAACCGTGGTGGTTTCCGGCATCGGCTGTTCCTCCCGGGCGGCGGGTTACCTGGATTTCAACACCCTGCATACCACCCACGGTCGTGCGCTGGCCTTTGCCACCGGTATCAAACTGGCCAGGCCTGAACTGGATGTCTTTGTCCTGATGGGAGACGGCGACGCCACAGCCATCGGCGGCAATCACTTTATACACGCTGCCAGGCGCAATATAGACCTCACGGCCATCATTTTTAACAACAGCATCTATGGTATGACCGGGGGGCAATATTCACCCCTCACTCCTCCCGACAAAAGGGCAACTACCGCCCCCTACGGGAATATAGAGCGAAGCTTTGATATTGCCGAACTGGCTAAAGGTGCCGGCGCCACCTATGTGGCCCGGGCCACCACCTATCATGCCACCATGCTGGAAAAATTGATTGTGGCCGGAGCCAGAAACAAGGGCTTCAGCGTCATTGAGGCCATCACCGCCTGCCCGGTAGGATACGGGCGGCGCAACAAAATGGGCAACGGGCTGCAAATGCTTCTCTGGCAGAAGGAACATGCGGTAACGGTGAAACAGGCGGAAAAAATGAGCCCGGAGGAGCTGCAGGATAAAATAATCATTGGTGAGTTATACAGGGGGGAAGCTCCCGAATACACCGCCATGTACGAAGAAATCATTGCCAGGGCAAAGGGCAAAAACCGGTGA
- a CDS encoding 2-oxoacid:acceptor oxidoreductase family protein yields the protein MSRTIEFRLSGSGGQGLILAGVILADAAIREGKNAVQAQSYGPEARGGASKAEVIISDGEIDYPKVVLPDVVLAMSQEAANKYAARVKKGGLLIVDSTYVKNIPATPGRVYVFPISRLAREKVGKELVANIVALGILAGLTGVVSRQVLEQALLSRIPKGTETLNMQALEAGFEMAKASSVKVPA from the coding sequence ATGTCCAGAACGATAGAATTCAGGTTGAGCGGTTCAGGTGGTCAGGGCCTGATCCTGGCGGGCGTTATCTTGGCCGATGCGGCCATCCGGGAGGGCAAAAACGCCGTGCAGGCCCAGTCCTACGGCCCGGAAGCCCGGGGTGGCGCCAGCAAGGCGGAAGTGATTATCAGTGACGGTGAAATTGATTACCCCAAGGTGGTCTTGCCCGATGTGGTGCTGGCCATGAGCCAGGAAGCAGCCAATAAATATGCCGCTCGTGTAAAAAAAGGAGGCCTTTTAATTGTTGACAGCACCTACGTAAAAAATATACCGGCCACCCCGGGGCGGGTGTACGTTTTTCCCATCAGCCGCCTGGCCCGGGAAAAGGTGGGCAAGGAACTGGTGGCCAATATCGTGGCGCTGGGAATCCTGGCCGGACTGACCGGTGTTGTTTCCCGCCAGGTCCTGGAGCAGGCGCTGCTTTCCCGCATCCCCAAAGGTACCGAAACCTTGAATATGCAGGCCCTGGAAGCGGGGTTTGAAATGGCGAAGGCCTCTTCGGTAAAGGTTCCGGCTTAA